From one Lycium barbarum isolate Lr01 chromosome 6, ASM1917538v2, whole genome shotgun sequence genomic stretch:
- the LOC132600724 gene encoding uncharacterized protein LOC132600724 — MSSDQTCSSSSWTKEEDKAFENALAIYSGDSNLLMKIAAEVPQKSLQEITQHYNDLVEDVNDIELGKVPLPKYGKMQIYSSRRSRSSGAVVERRKGIPWTAEEHRSFLQGLEKYGKGDWRGISRNCVRSRTPTQVASHAQKFFNRLNDNDRSKRRSSIHDITSVNAADTTESSQGPITEYVTEAFDAGMISLPGLATNCAIEGPFLQSIDDLITEPAEDTSGAVAGGTRMYTHPVIKVGSLEELMTNQLVGSTQGGPTANTASLPLAIVDQMGIHDCIASGSGAKNSFESTMGAPEGGFRVDSLQLPSIPGTSGGGIHPCSNPTMQLPFIPGTSGGGTFQGSNPSSEEDDIFDLEDLFTDHIFGFGK, encoded by the exons ATGAGCTCCGACCAAACATGCAGTAGCTCCTCCTGGACTAAGGAGGAAGACAAAGCATTTGAGAACGCCCTGGCTATCTATTCTGGAGATAGCAATCTACTGATGAAGATTGCAGCAGAAGTTCCTCAGAAATCTCTTCAAGAAATTACTCAGCATTATAATGACCTTGTTGAAGATGTCAACGACATTGAATTGGGAAAAGTCCCCCTACCCAAATATGGGAAAATGCAAATTTATTCCAGCCGTAGAAGTAGATCATCGGGAGCAGTGGTAGAACGGCGAAAAGGGATTCCTTGGACTGCAGAAGAACACAG GTCGTTTCTCCAAGGGTTGGAGAAATATGGTAAAGGTGATTGGCGGGGTATATCGAGGAACTGTGTGAGATCTAGAACACCAACACAGGTGGCAAGCCATGCCCAAAAGTTCTTCAATCGGTTAAATGACAATGACAGGTCGAAGAGGAGAAGCAGCATTCATGATATCACTAGCGTGAATGCTGCTGATACTACTGAATCTTCACAAGGTCCAATCACTGAGTATGTAACTGAAGCTTTTGATGCAGGAATGATATCTTTACCAGGGCTAGCTACCAACTGCGCTATTGAAGGACCATTCCTGCAAAGTATAGATGACCTAATCACTGAACCGGCAGAGGACACCTCAGGAGCAGTTGCTGGTGGCACCAGAATGTACACTCATCCGGTCATTAAAGTTGGGTCCTTAGAAGAGCTAATGACCAATCAGTTGGTTGGATCCACACAAGGAGGTCCTACGGCTAACACTGCAAGTTTGCCATTAGCAATTGTTGATCAGATGGGAATCCATGATTGTATAGCTTCTGGCAGTGGTGCTAAGAATAGTTTTGAGAGCACCATGGGAGCTCCCGAGGGAGGTTTTCGTGTCGATTCCTTGCAATTGCCATCAATTCCTGGAACTAGTGGCGGTGGAATTCATCCCTGTTCAAATCCTACTATGCAATTGCCATTTATTCCCGGCACTAGTGGTGGTGGAACTTTTCAAGGTTCGAATCCGAGCAGCGAGGAAGACGACATCTTTGATTTGGAAGACCTATTCACAGATCACATATTTGGTTTTGGCAAATAA